The DNA sequence TAAATGACAAAAAGGAATCAAAAAGATTAGAGAAAAATAAAAAGGAATTATTTTTAGCTTTAAAAAATGGTAATTTGCAAAAGGCTAAACGGTTAATTAAGCAAGGAGTTAATGTTAATGATAGTAATGAGGAAGGTAGTACTCCTTTACATTTGGCAGCAGAAAATGGTTACTTTGATATAGTTAAACTTTTTCTAGAGAATGGAGCTAAGGTTGATGATAGGGATATTTTGAATCGTACTCCTTTACATTTGGCAGCAGAAAATGGTTACTTTGATATAGTTAAACTTTTTCTAGAGAATGGAGCTAAGGTTGATGATAGGGATATTTTGAATTGTACTCCTTTACATTTGGCAGCAAAAAATGGTTACTTTGATATAGCTCAACTTCTTTTGCAGTATAAAGCTGAAGTTAATACCAAAGATACTTCAAGTCATACTCCTTTATATTTGGCAGCACAGAATGGTCACTATGAAGTAGTTAAACTTCTCCTAGATAATGGTGCGGATGTCAATGCTAAGAATAAGAAAGGTGTTACTTGTTTACATTTTGCAGCACAGAATGGTCACTATGAAATAGTTAAACTTCTTCTAGAGAATGGAGCTAAGGTTGATGATAGGGATATTTTGAATTGTACTCCTTTACGTATGGCAGCAAAAAATGGTTACTTTGATATAGTTAAACTTTTTCTAGAGAATGGAGCTAAGGTTGATGATAGGGATATTTTGAATTGTACTCCTTTACGTGTGGCAGCACAGAATGGTCACTATGAAGTAGTTAAACTTCTCCTAGATAATGGTGCGGATGTCAATGCTAAGAATAAGAAAGGTGTTACTTGTTTACATTTTGCAGCACAGAATGGTCACTATGAAATAGTTAAACTTCTTCTAGAGAATGGAGCTAAGGTTGATGCTAGGGATATTTTGAATTGTACTCCTTTACGTATGGCAGCAAAAAATGGTTACTTTGATATAGCTCAACTTCTTCTGGAGCATGGAGCTGATGTTAATGCTAGTAATAAGGAAGGTAGTACTCCTTTACATTTGGCAGCAGAGAATGGTTATAAGAATGTAGTTGAAATTCTTCTGAGGAATAAAGCTAATATTGATGCTAGGAATAATTTTAATTGTACTCCTTTGTTGAACGCACTAAAAGAAGGCCATTCCGAGATAGTTGACCTTCTGCTTGCTAACCCAAATATTAATGTTGGTTATTCAAAAGCTTCGTCTGCTAAAAAGAAAGAAGACAAAGAAAGATTTCTCCAAAAATTATCTCAAGATAATGAGTTGTTTAATCTGATAAAACAAGCAGCAGAAATAGATGAAAATAAGGTAGATGAATTACTCAAAAAGATAGAGAAATTACTGGAATCAAAAAACAAACATAGTTTCAAACCAAGCTTAAACTACTCTCCAGATGGTAATGATGAAAATACGACTATTAAAATTGCTATTAAAGCTAGTGGAAAGGTATTGCAGCTCTTATATGATTATGCGGAGAAGAATATAGGTACAGACACTGAAATATTTAAAAAATTAAAACATGCTAAAGAAAACTCTCAGTCTAAGAGAGATCTTTGTAATGTTTCTGTCTCTAATCATTCTACTTTAACTCAAAGCCCCTCATTTGATGAGAGAGGATTTAGTGCCAAAGTATAATAAAATATGAGAAAAAATGCCATCAAAGAAAAAGTCTGTGTGCCAGAACAATAGAGATAATTCACAGTAGTATTAAGTTAATAAAACTATAGAGTTACTTTAAAAAAAATTGAAACTAGAGATTGGCAGGCTTTCAAAACAAAGCATTATCTTTAATCATCTTATTAAGTTATTGATTTTTCATATATAAAAAAATATTGCAAATATTATGTTTTATCTTCATTAAGTATCTCAAAAGGTTGATCCTCATTTAGGAGTACAAATGATTTTCGGTAATAATAATTTATTAATTAATGCTTCAAGTATAGGTGACCTTAGTAAAGTTAAAGAACTTCTTGGAAATTGAGCTAATATTTATGCTAGAGACGAGAGAAGCAATACTGCTCTGCATGTGGCTGCTATGAATGGTCATTTAAATGTAGTAAAAGAGCTTTTAAGCAGAGGGGCTGTGATTTATACTGAAAATAAAGATTATTTCACACCTTTTGAATTAGCAAACAACGAAGGTAAGTTGGAAGTAGTAAATTTTCTTTTAAATCGCCAAGACAATTATGGCAAGCGTTACTGCATTATGCTATTAATAATAGAAACCAAAAATTGATAGATCTTTTATTAGGGAAAAGGGCTGATGTTAATGTTAAAGACAAAAAAGGGGATACTCCCCTGCATGTTGCTGTAATGACTAGTAATTTGTTTACTGATGAAATGTCTGATTTTTTGGATATGGTAAGAAAGCTTTTAGATAAAGGGGCTAAGATTTATACTAGAAATAAAGGTAGTTTCACACCTTTAGGATTAGTAAAAAGAGGAAGTGACTTGGAGATGTTTTTTTTAATTACCAAGACAATTCTGGTAGTACGTTACTGCATCATGCTGCTTTTGATAATGACCCAAAATTGATAAAATTTTTATTAAATGAATTAAAGTTTAATATTAATATTATAAACGAAGAAGGCAATACTCCTCTGCATGTTGCTGCGAGGTATGGTCGGTTAGATGCAGTAAAAGGGCTTTTAAGCAGAAGGGCTAATATTGATGCTAGAAACAATGTAAACAATACTCCTCTGCATATTGCTGCAAGGTATGGTCAGTTAGATGTAGTAAAAGAGCTTTTAGACAAAAAGGCTAAGATTTATACTGGAAACAAAGCAGGCAATGCTCCTCTGCATGTTGCTGCAAGGTATGGTCAGTTAGATGTAGTAAAAGAGCTTTTAGACAAAAAGGTTAAGATCAATACTGAAAACGGTATAGGCAGTACTCCTCTGCATGTTGCTGCAAGGTATGGTCAGTTAGATGTAGTAAAAGAGCTTTTAACCAGAAGGGCTAATATTGATGATGAAAACAAAAAAGGCAATACTCCTCTGTATGTAGCTGATATTAATGCTAAAAATAATAATAATTCTACTGCTCTGCATGTTGCTGCAAGATATGGTCATTTAAATATAGTAAGAGAGCTTCTAGACAAAAAGGCTAAGATTTATGCTAAAAACACTGTAGGCAATACTCCTCTGCATGTTGCTGCAAGATATGGTCATTTGAATATAGTAAGAGAGTTTTTAAAAAGAGGGGCTAAGACTAATGCTGAAAACAAAAAAAGCGATACTCCTCTGCATGTCGCTGCAAGGCATGATTATTTAGATGTAATAAAAGAGCTTTTAAACAAATGGGCTAAGATCAATGCTAAAAACAGTATAGGCGATACTCCTCTGCATGTTGCTGCAAGACATGGTCATTTAAATATAGTAAGAGAGCTTTTAAAAAGAGGGGCTAATATGTATGCTGAAAACAATGATGATCTTGTACCTTTTGAATTAGTAAACAACGCGGAGGTAGTAAATTTTTTTTTAGATCTCAAAAGCGATCGTGTGCTGCAGCAACAAGCAGAATAATGTTTGTGAGAAGCTTTATTGAAGATGAAGGAAGGTCCTTCGAAATCGGTTTTCAGGAGCAGGTTTCAAACCACCTTAAGTGGCTCTATTTAAGAGATAGGGTCATAAGCGTTAAGGAAAAATCAGCGTAAGAGCTGGAAGGTGAGGATCAGAAAGGCGAACGTAAGTGAACCACTGATGAACGTGTCGAAATGGGAAGTGAACATCGAAAGGGGGAGTGAGTCGTCACTGCCATTAAGTTAAGGGAAAGAGAAGTTAAGATTGGACAAAAAATTTGAAG is a window from the Wolbachia endosymbiont of Armadillidium arcangelii genome containing:
- a CDS encoding ankyrin repeat domain-containing protein; its protein translation is MIDLLLGKRADVNVKDKKGDTPLHVAVMTSNLFTDEMSDFLDMVRKLLDKGAKIYTRNKGSFTPLGLVKRGSDLEMFFLITKTILVVRYCIMLLLIMTQN
- a CDS encoding ankyrin repeat domain-containing protein yields the protein MHHAAFDNDPKLIKFLLNELKFNINIINEEGNTPLHVAARYGRLDAVKGLLSRRANIDARNNVNNTPLHIAARYGQLDVVKELLDKKAKIYTGNKAGNAPLHVAARYGQLDVVKELLDKKVKINTENGIGSTPLHVAARYGQLDVVKELLTRRANIDDENKKGNTPLYVADINAKNNNNSTALHVAARYGHLNIVRELLDKKAKIYAKNTVGNTPLHVAARYGHLNIVREFLKRGAKTNAENKKSDTPLHVAARHDYLDVIKELLNKWAKINAKNSIGDTPLHVAARHGHLNIVRELLKRGANMYAENNDDLVPFELVNNAEVVNFFLDLKSDRVLQQQAE